The following proteins are encoded in a genomic region of Arachis ipaensis cultivar K30076 chromosome B02, Araip1.1, whole genome shotgun sequence:
- the LOC110262504 gene encoding receptor-like protein kinase At3g21340: MLSLSSVHGYQQFVAEVKLLMRVHHRSLTSLIGYCNEETNIGLIYEYMANNGNLNEYLSGGNNKEKSLNWEDRLRITLDAAQGLEYLHNGCKPPIIHRDVKCTNILLDENFHAKLADFGLSKCFAVDGDTHVSTIVAGTPGYLDPEYTTSNRLTEKSDVYSFGVVLLRIITGQPVIIGREDMTHHISQWVNSMVAKGDITKIVDSRLQGDFDSNSAWRAVEIAMASVSAISMERPYMTDIVKELKECLAAELARKHNSCDIQNEDLVGHLGR, encoded by the exons ATGCTTTCCCTATCATCGGTGCATGGATATCAACAATTTGTTGCAGAG GTTAAGCTTCTAATGAGAGTACATCACCGAAGTCTGACTTCTCTTATTGGTTATTGCAACGAAGAAACTAATATAGGACTCATCTATGAATATATGGCAAATAATGGAAACTTAAATGAATATCTTTCAG gAGGAAACAATAAGGAAAAGTCATTGAATTGGGAAGATAGACTTCGAATAACATTGGACGCAGCCCAAG GATTGGAATATCTGCATAATGGTTGTAAGCCACCTATAATCCACAGAGATGTAAAATGTACAAATATTCTATTAGATGAAAACTTTCATGCCAAACTAGCTGATTTTGGATTATCCAAATGTTTTGCTGTTGATGGTGATACACATGTGTCAACAATTGTCGCCGGAACTCCAGGCTACCTAGATCCTGA GTACACGACATCAAACAGACTAACAGAAAAAAGTGATGTGTATAGTTTTGGAGTAGTTCTTTTAAGGATAATCACAGGTCAACCGGTGATAATAGGAAGGGAAGATATGACTCATCATATAAGTCAATGGGTCAACTCCATGGTTGCTAAAGGGGATATAACAAAAATTGTTGACTCAAGGTTACAAGGAGATTTTGATAGCAACTCTGCATGGAGAGCGGTTGAAATAGCAATGGCCTCTGTGTCTGCCATTTCGATGGAAAGGCCATACATGACTGATATAGTAAAAGAGCTAAAGGAGTGTTTGGCTGCAGAGTTAGCTCGAAAACATAATAGTTGTGACATTCAAAACGAAGATTTAGTTGGGCACTTGGGCAGGTAA